Genomic window (Ureibacillus composti):
TTTAAAGAAACAATTGCAAAAGAAAAACGCTGGGTTAGATTTTATCAATTATTAATTTTACTTGCTTTCTTTACTTTATGGGAAGTTGCTTCTAATTTAAGGTGGATTGATCAACTAATTTTTAGTTCACCATCAAAAATTTGGATATTGTTTTTAGATAATGTAAGGGACGGCACTTTAGCCGTTCATATTAGTTATACTTTATTTGAAACTGTGTTAGGGTTCATTATTGGTACCTTATTAGGAACAATTTTAGCAGCAATATTGTGGTGGTCGCCATTTCTATCTAAAATTTTAGACCCATATTTAGTTATTCTAAATGCGATGCCTAAAGTGGCGTTAGGTCCGATCTTAATTGTAGCGCTTGGTCCGGGGATGACTTCTATTATAACAATGGGTGCGATTATATCTGTAATTATCTCGACGATCGTCATCTATACTTCATTTAAAAATGTGGATGCAAATTACTTAAAGGTATTACAGACTTTTAATGCAACCCGTTTTCAAATGTTTAAAGAAGCAATTTTACCAGCTTCATTCCCGACAATCATTTCGACATTAAAAGTGAATGTAGGACTTTCTTGGGTTGGGGTAATTGTTGGAGAATTCCTCGTTTCTTCAAAAGGTCTCGGTTATCTCATAATTTACGGATTCCAAGTATTTAATTTCAATCTTGTATTAATGTCATTATTAATCATTGCTATTTTTGCAACAATTATGTATCAACTAGTTGAATTATTAGAGCGAAAACTTATTAAAGATTAATAAAAGGTTAGCCTCTTGCATTATGGAGGCTAACCTTTTTAATTGTTGGCAGAACGTGCTCATTATGAATTAGAAATCCTCATCTAATTTTGAAGAGGTGCGGAAAAAACGGAATTTACCTGTTGCTACACGAGCTTCCGTTTTAGTAGCAATACGCTCGTGACAATCATCGCACATATACGTATGAATTGGACGGTTGCGCAATTTTTTTGATAATGGTGAGTCATCATCAAGGTTCGTGATTGTATCGCAAATGACACATTTAACGCGCATAGTTTTACCTCCTATTCGACGCGAATTGCTGCAATATTTCTAATTGGATTGTCAACATTTGACCCATCTGCATATAAAAGATGAACTGGCCCATCTTCTAATAGTGGTTTACCATCCTGACTAAATTTAAAAATTAACTTATAGGCTTCATCCATTGAAAACGCATGTTCCGAACCATCTTTGCATTCAAAAATAACTTTTGTTGCATTTTCTTCTAGTTTTGCATTATCTAAGAAATATTTAATTTGCATACCAAATGTACCTGTTTTCATACCTTGGCGATCAAATTTTCTTTCTGTTTTCAGTGTTGGAGGAAATGTAGCTCCCTCCATAATTTCGCGAGACCAATGCTTACCCATAGATAATAAATATTTTAGGTCTTCTGATTCTTGTTCATCTGGTTCAGTAAAATAAGTTTTTAAATCAATACGACGATCGTCGAAAATCCAAACAGTTGGATCAATTGTTATTTTATATGTAACGGCACCTTTAATTGGAATAATATTTTCCATACAAAAATAAACCCCCTAATTTATCTATCATGTACAGTATACCGCTAGAAATGATGTTTCACAAAGAATTATAATCGATTAATGTTGTATACACTTGCAATTTTATCAGCTAAAAGATAAAATTTACTAAGATAGATTAGAAGAATATTATATATCATAGATGGGGGCGTCCTCATGGATACAAAATCACCAGCTTCCTTCCAGGAAAAAGCAGTGGAATTACTTCTATCAGATGCAGATAAAATAGCACGTTTGATAAGAGTACAAATGGATCATTTAACGATGCCACAATGTCCTTTATATGAAGAAGTCTTAGATACACAAATGTTTGGCTTATCACGTGAGATAGATTTTGCTGTTAAGTTAGGTTTAATTGAGCGTGAACAAGGGAAAAGCATTCTCGATACGTTAGAAAAAGAACTATCCCTGTTACATGAAGCGTACACAAACAGATAATAGAAAAACTCAAACGCAATTTCGCGATTTGAGTTTTTTTTCTAAAATGAGGTTTTGAAAAATGAGAAAATATTTAGCTACTTATGTAAGGAATTTTGATTACCCTTTATTTTTTACATATGTGTTTATGTGTTTATTTGGACTTGTCATGATTTATAGTGCAAGTATGATGGTAGCAATTGTATACGAAGACGCATCTCCAGATTATTTCTATAAGAAACAATTATTTAATTTAGTTGTGGCGGGATTAGCATTTTTAGTTGGTGCTTTTTTCCCCTATAAACACTATAGTAACAAAAAATTAATGGTTGTCTTATTGGGGATCATGTTAGTTTTACTTTTCTGGGTATGGAATTTTGGAGTAGGGGAAGATTCAACTGGTTCGCAAAGTTGGATCAATGTTTTTAATATAACAACCTTTCAGCCGTCAGAATTTGCTAAACTATTTATAATATTATATTTTGCAGGTGCGTTTTATAATAAGAGCCGCAATAATTCAATTGAAGAATTACAACCAAATAATATTATTTATCCGATAATTGTTTGGATTGGCGTGATTTTTTGTGTTGCGAACGAAACCGATTTAGGAGCTGTTGGCATTATCTCTGGCATTGCATTCGCTGTGGTAGCCGCAAGTGGAATTCGTTTTAGAATATTTATGAAATTTTTTGCTGTTTTAGGTGGATTTGGTGCAGCAATTATAGGATTTTTAATGCTTGTTAAAGGTGATGAAATATTGACTCCAAACCGCCTTGGACGATTTAAAGCATTTCTAAACCCATTTGAATATGAAAGTGGGTCAGGCCATCAAGTTATTAACGGTTATATTGCAATCGGTTCCGGTGGTTTAGATGGTGTTGGTCTAGGGCAATCGATTCAAAAACTTGGTTACTTACCTGAACCGCAAACCGATTTTATTATGGCAATCATAGCGGAAGAATTGGGGATTTTTGGGGTAATTATCGTTCTTGGAGGACTCGGTTTTATTGTTTTGAAAGCACTTCTCATTGCAATTAACACGAGAGATCCATTAGCGCGTATGATTGCTGCTGGGATCGCAAGTTGGATTGCAATTCAAACATTTATTAACTTAGGGGGACTATCGGGACTTATCCCGTTAACCGGTGTTACACTACCTTTTATTAGTTATGGTGGAACATCTATAATATTACTTTCACTAGCCATGGGGATACTAATCAATGTTTCTATGTATGTGAAGATAGAAAAGAGAAAATTGTAAAAAAGGGAGTTTTGGTGGATGGGTAAAATTAATAAGATATTAGTTGCCAATCGTGGCGAAATTGCAATTCGAATTTTTCGTGCATGCAATGAGTTGAATCTAAAAACAGTAGCAATTTATTCTCGTGAAGATAGTGGTTCATATCATCGTTACAAGTCGGATGAATCTTACCTAGTGGGTAAAGGGAAAAAACCAATTGATGCATACTTAGATATTGAAGGAATCATTGAAATCGCTAAGCACTCAAATGTAGATGCGATTCACCCTGGTTATGGCTTTTTATCTGAAAATGTCGAGTTTGCTAGACGTTGCGAAGAGGAAGGAATTATATTTATAGGCCCAACTTCAACACATCTACATATGTTTGGTGACAAAGTGAAAGCTAGAGAACAAGCAATTCAGGCAAATATTCCTGTAATACCTGGTAGTGATGGTCCAGTTAACTCTCTAGAAGAAGTGGCAGCATTTGGTGAACAATATGGCTATCCTTTAATGATTAAAGCTGCACTAGGTGGCGGAGGACGTGGAATGCGTCTGGTTCAAACAAAAGAAGAGTTAGCATCTGCTTATGAACGTGCAAAATCAGAAGCAAAAGCAGCTTTTGGATCTGATGAAGTTTATGTAGAGAAGGCTATTATTAAACCGAAGCATATAGAAGTTCAAATTTTAGGTGATGATGAAGGAAATATTGTTCATCTATATGAACGAGACTGTTCTATTCAAAGACGTCATCAAAAGGTTGTTGAAATAGCACCTTCAAATTCAATATCTCAAGATTTACGAAATCGTATTTGTGATGCAGCCGTTAAATTAATGAAAAACGTTAATTACGTAAATGCAGGAACAGTAGAATTTTTAGTTTCTGGTGATGAGTTCTACTTCATTGAAGTAAATCCACGTATACAAGTGGAACATACAATTACAGAAATGATTACAGGTATTGATATTGTCCATGCGCAAATTAAAATCGCTGAGGGACAGTCTTTATTCTCTGATTATATTGGAATACCTGAGCAAGATAAAATTCCATTATTCGGTTATGCTATTCAATCCCGTGTAACAACTGAAGATCCAACAAACAACTTTATGCCGGATACAGGGAAGTTAATGGTATACCGTTCAAGTGGTGGATTTGGTGTCCGTCTAGATGCGGGTAACGGTTTCCAAGGTGCTGTTGTTACACCTTACTATGATTCGTTACTAGTAAAAATTTCAACTTGGGGTATGACATTCCGTGAAGCAGCTGCAAAAATGGACCGTAATCTACGTGAATTCCGTATACGTGGTGTAAAAACGAATATTCCGTTTTTAGATAATGTAGTTTTACATGAGAAATTTATTACTGGTGAATTTGATACGAGCTTTATCGACTCAACACCAGAATTATTCGAATTCTCAGAAAGAAAAGACCGTGGAACAAAACTATTAAACTATATCGGGAATGTAACTTTAAATGGTTTCCCAGGTATTGAAAAGAAAAAGAAACCTATTTTGGTTCAACCTAATAAGCCTAAAATTACGCTTGCAACTGAAGTGCCAAATGGAACAAAGCAAATTTTAGACGAATGTGGCCCTGAAGGTTTAGTAGAGTGGATTAAGCAACAAAATGAAGTTTTATTAACTGATACAACTTTCCGTGATGCACATCAATCATTACTTGCGACACGCGTTCGTTCACAGGATATGTTCCAAATAGCAGATTATAATGCTCGTATGTTGCATAATTTCTTCTCATTCGAAATGTGGGGAGGGGCAACATTTGATGTATCTTATCGTTTCTTAAAAGAAGACCCTTGGGCACGTCTTGAAACGCTTCGCAAACAAATTCCGAATGTCTTGTTCCAAATGTTATTCCGTGGTGCCAATGCTGTTGGTTACCAAAACTATCCGGACAACTTAATTCGTGAATTTATAAAAGAATCTGCAGGGGCAGGTATTGATGTATTCCGAATCTTCGACAGTTTGAACTGGATCAAAGGTATGGAAGTGGCAATCGATGAAGTACGTCAATCTGGTAAAATTGCTGAAGCTACAATTTGTTATACAGGAGATATTTTAGATGATAGCCGTTCGAAATACTCTGTTCAATATTATAAAGATATGGCAAAAGCTTTAGAGGAAACAGGAGCTCATATTTTAGCAATTAAAGATATGGCAGGTTTACTAAAACCAGAAGCTGCATATCGATTAGTTTCAGAGTTAAAAGAGGCAACAAATTTACCAATTCATCTTCATACACATGATACTAGTGGAAATGGTATTTACACTTATGCTAGAGCAATTGAAGCAGGTGTCGATATTATTGATACTGCTTTAGGTTCAATGTCTGGCTTGACTTCACAACCAAGCGCAAACTCATTATATTATGCGATGAAAGGCAATAAACGCGAACTACGCGCGGATATTGAATCATTAGAACAGCTTTCTTACTATTGGGATGATGTTCGTAAGTACTATAACGACTTTGAAAGTGGTATGAATAGCCCGCATTCAGAAATTTATGTGCACGAAATGCCAGGCGGACAATATAGTAACCTACAACAACAAGCGAAAGCAGTAGGATTAGGTGATCGCTGGGATGAAGTGAAAAAGATGTATTCTCGTGTGAACCTATTGTTTGGAGATATTGTTAAAGTAACACCATCTTCAAAAGTTGTAGGTGATATGGCTTTATTTATGGTTCAGAATGACTTGAATGAGGAGAATATTTATACTAGAGGTACAACGATTGACTTCCCAGATTCAGTTGTAGAATTCTTCCAAGGCTATTTAGGGCAACCTCATGGTGGATTCCCAGTAGAATTACAAAAAGTTATTCTTAAAGACCGTGAAGCGATAACGATTCGTCCAGGTGAATTACTAGAACCAGTTGATTTTAAAGAGCTTGAACAAACAATTGCACAAAAGTTTGGTCGTTCAGCGACTAAACAAGATGTATTAGCCTATGCTCTTTATCCAAAGGTGTTTGAACAATATGTTTCAGCTGTAAATCAATTCGGAGATATTTCTGTATTAGATACACCAACGTTCTTCTATGGATTGAAACTCGGTGAAGAAATAGAAGTTGAAATTGAAAAAGGAAAAACCTTAATCATAAAATTGATTGAAATTGGTGAGCCTCAGCACGATGGAACTCGAATTATTTACTTTGAGTTAAACGGTCAATCACGTGAATTAGTGATTCAAGATTTAACTGTTGAAGTCGATGGAACGATCGCACTAAAAGCTGACCCAAGTAATCCAAACCAAATTGGAGCAACGATGCCTGGTACTGTACTTAAAGTAGTTGTTTCAAAAGGTAGTTCAGTAAAACGTGGAGATCATCTTCTAATCACTGAAGCAATGAAAATGGAAACAACGGTACAAGCACCAAAAGATGGTGTTGTTAAAGAAGTTTATGCTTCTGCAGGAGACGCGATTTCGACAGGCGACCTTCTAATTGAAATTGAGTAAAATAATAATACGATAATAAAAAGGGCTGTCCAGAAATGGATAGCCCTTTTTGATACTTATAAATTCAATTGTTATTTTTACTCTTGCGCTTACTAGTGTTTGAAAAGGTATCGAATACAACATTTATGTACTTACTTTCATTTTCTTAAATTCTATGAATTAAAAAATAGAAAAAAACTCAAAAGGGAGTAAACTTTCCTCTTCGAGTTTCTAAATAAATATTAATAGTTTAGTTACGATTCTTTTCATTAAGATTACTACGGGCTATTAGGAGTATAAAGTAGCAGAACAAGCCAAATAATAATGAGATAAATAAGGAATGCATTAATGATACGATTAGGTTTAATCTAGTAAAGATAATTAACATTCCTGCTGTTACTTGAAGTATAACGAGAATAAATGCCGTAATCCAACCCCAATAAAGTACTTGTTGATTTTTATAATTCTTGATGGCGTAAACAGTAATATATGTAATCCAAATAAATATTAATAAAACAGCTAGTCGATGTCCCATTTGAACCCATTCATACATATTGTTCGGTAAAGAGAATGGTTGATCATTTCGACATAAGGGCCAGTCTAAACAAACCAAACTAGAATCTGTATGTCGAACAAGTGCACCAGTATAAACAACAATATATGAATAAAGTGTGACACCAATTGTATGAAACTTTAATCTTTTATCAATAAAAACTTTATCAGCATCAAATTTCTTATCGACCTCGAATACAATCATTGATAATAGCAATACGGCCGCGAAAGAAATTAATGAAATGCCGAAATGGAGAGCTAGGATGAAATCACCTTGTCCCCATAAAACTTGTGCTGCACCGATTAAAGCTTGTGCAACTAGGAAAAAGATTGCTAAGAACCCTAAAAACTTCACTTCTCGAACATGACCAAGAGAGCGCCAAGTCCAAATAACTAATGCTAAAACAAGTATTGAAACAGTTCCCGTTACAAATCTATGGGAAAATTCAATTAATACTTCCGTTGTTATTTCCTTGGGTATGAGAGAACCATTACAATCTGGCCAGTTTCTTCCGCAACCTAAACCACTACCGGTTTTTGTAACAAGAGCTCCACCTAATAAAATTAACAACATACCGATTGTTGTAGCTACAGCAATCCATTTTAATAGTTTAT
Coding sequences:
- a CDS encoding peptidyl-prolyl cis-trans isomerase; this translates as MENIIPIKGAVTYKITIDPTVWIFDDRRIDLKTYFTEPDEQESEDLKYLLSMGKHWSREIMEGATFPPTLKTERKFDRQGMKTGTFGMQIKYFLDNAKLEENATKVIFECKDGSEHAFSMDEAYKLIFKFSQDGKPLLEDGPVHLLYADGSNVDNPIRNIAAIRVE
- the pyc gene encoding pyruvate carboxylase, whose amino-acid sequence is MGKINKILVANRGEIAIRIFRACNELNLKTVAIYSREDSGSYHRYKSDESYLVGKGKKPIDAYLDIEGIIEIAKHSNVDAIHPGYGFLSENVEFARRCEEEGIIFIGPTSTHLHMFGDKVKAREQAIQANIPVIPGSDGPVNSLEEVAAFGEQYGYPLMIKAALGGGGRGMRLVQTKEELASAYERAKSEAKAAFGSDEVYVEKAIIKPKHIEVQILGDDEGNIVHLYERDCSIQRRHQKVVEIAPSNSISQDLRNRICDAAVKLMKNVNYVNAGTVEFLVSGDEFYFIEVNPRIQVEHTITEMITGIDIVHAQIKIAEGQSLFSDYIGIPEQDKIPLFGYAIQSRVTTEDPTNNFMPDTGKLMVYRSSGGFGVRLDAGNGFQGAVVTPYYDSLLVKISTWGMTFREAAAKMDRNLREFRIRGVKTNIPFLDNVVLHEKFITGEFDTSFIDSTPELFEFSERKDRGTKLLNYIGNVTLNGFPGIEKKKKPILVQPNKPKITLATEVPNGTKQILDECGPEGLVEWIKQQNEVLLTDTTFRDAHQSLLATRVRSQDMFQIADYNARMLHNFFSFEMWGGATFDVSYRFLKEDPWARLETLRKQIPNVLFQMLFRGANAVGYQNYPDNLIREFIKESAGAGIDVFRIFDSLNWIKGMEVAIDEVRQSGKIAEATICYTGDILDDSRSKYSVQYYKDMAKALEETGAHILAIKDMAGLLKPEAAYRLVSELKEATNLPIHLHTHDTSGNGIYTYARAIEAGVDIIDTALGSMSGLTSQPSANSLYYAMKGNKRELRADIESLEQLSYYWDDVRKYYNDFESGMNSPHSEIYVHEMPGGQYSNLQQQAKAVGLGDRWDEVKKMYSRVNLLFGDIVKVTPSSKVVGDMALFMVQNDLNEENIYTRGTTIDFPDSVVEFFQGYLGQPHGGFPVELQKVILKDREAITIRPGELLEPVDFKELEQTIAQKFGRSATKQDVLAYALYPKVFEQYVSAVNQFGDISVLDTPTFFYGLKLGEEIEVEIEKGKTLIIKLIEIGEPQHDGTRIIYFELNGQSRELVIQDLTVEVDGTIALKADPSNPNQIGATMPGTVLKVVVSKGSSVKRGDHLLITEAMKMETTVQAPKDGVVKEVYASAGDAISTGDLLIEIE
- a CDS encoding ABC transporter permease encodes the protein MNINNLHEQFKETIAKEKRWVRFYQLLILLAFFTLWEVASNLRWIDQLIFSSPSKIWILFLDNVRDGTLAVHISYTLFETVLGFIIGTLLGTILAAILWWSPFLSKILDPYLVILNAMPKVALGPILIVALGPGMTSIITMGAIISVIISTIVIYTSFKNVDANYLKVLQTFNATRFQMFKEAILPASFPTIISTLKVNVGLSWVGVIVGEFLVSSKGLGYLIIYGFQVFNFNLVLMSLLIIAIFATIMYQLVELLERKLIKD
- a CDS encoding YlaI family protein, with product MRVKCVICDTITNLDDDSPLSKKLRNRPIHTYMCDDCHERIATKTEARVATGKFRFFRTSSKLDEDF
- a CDS encoding heme A synthase, with the translated sequence MQQKQNKLLKWIAVATTIGMLLILLGGALVTKTGSGLGCGRNWPDCNGSLIPKEITTEVLIEFSHRFVTGTVSILVLALVIWTWRSLGHVREVKFLGFLAIFFLVAQALIGAAQVLWGQGDFILALHFGISLISFAAVLLLSMIVFEVDKKFDADKVFIDKRLKFHTIGVTLYSYIVVYTGALVRHTDSSLVCLDWPLCRNDQPFSLPNNMYEWVQMGHRLAVLLIFIWITYITVYAIKNYKNQQVLYWGWITAFILVILQVTAGMLIIFTRLNLIVSLMHSLFISLLFGLFCYFILLIARSNLNEKNRN
- a CDS encoding FtsW/RodA/SpoVE family cell cycle protein; translated protein: MRKYLATYVRNFDYPLFFTYVFMCLFGLVMIYSASMMVAIVYEDASPDYFYKKQLFNLVVAGLAFLVGAFFPYKHYSNKKLMVVLLGIMLVLLFWVWNFGVGEDSTGSQSWINVFNITTFQPSEFAKLFIILYFAGAFYNKSRNNSIEELQPNNIIYPIIVWIGVIFCVANETDLGAVGIISGIAFAVVAASGIRFRIFMKFFAVLGGFGAAIIGFLMLVKGDEILTPNRLGRFKAFLNPFEYESGSGHQVINGYIAIGSGGLDGVGLGQSIQKLGYLPEPQTDFIMAIIAEELGIFGVIIVLGGLGFIVLKALLIAINTRDPLARMIAAGIASWIAIQTFINLGGLSGLIPLTGVTLPFISYGGTSIILLSLAMGILINVSMYVKIEKRKL
- a CDS encoding YlaN family protein produces the protein MDTKSPASFQEKAVELLLSDADKIARLIRVQMDHLTMPQCPLYEEVLDTQMFGLSREIDFAVKLGLIEREQGKSILDTLEKELSLLHEAYTNR